The Oxyura jamaicensis isolate SHBP4307 breed ruddy duck chromosome 8, BPBGC_Ojam_1.0, whole genome shotgun sequence genome has a segment encoding these proteins:
- the FUBP1 gene encoding far upstream element-binding protein 1 isoform X2 produces MADYSTVPPPAAGAPGGGGGGGGGVNDAFKDALQRARQIAAKIGGDAGTSMNSNDYGYGGQKRPLEDGDGSWTSPSSTTHWEGMPSPFKDQPDAKKVAPQNDSFGNQLPPMHQQQRSVMTEEYKVPDGMVGFIIGRGGEQISRIQQESGCKIQIAPDSGGLPERSCMLTGTPESVQSAKRLLDQIVEKGRPAPGFHHGDGPGNAVQEIMIPASKAGLVIGKGGETIKQLQERAGVKMVMIQDGPQNTGADKPLRITGDPYKVQQAKEMVLELIRDQGGFREVRNEYGSRIGGNEGIDVPIPRFAVGIVIGRNGEMIKKIQNDAGVRIQFKPDDGTTPDRIAQITGPPDRCQHAAEIITDLLRSVQAGNPGGPGPGGRGRGRGQGNWNMGPPGGLQEFNFIVPTGKTGLIIGKGGETIKSISQQSGARIELQRNPPPNADPNMKMFTIRGTPQQIDYARQLIEEKIGGPVNPLGPPVPHGPHGVVPGPHGPPGPPGPGAPMGPYNPAPYNPGPPGPAPHGPPAPYAPQGWGNAYPHWQPPNPPDPGKPGTDPNSAAWAAYYAHYYQQQAQPPPAAPPGGPATTQTNGQGDQPNPAPAGQVDYTKAWEEYYKKMGQAVPAPAGAPPGGQPDYSAAWAEYYRQQAAYYAQTSPQGMPQHPPAPQCLPRPSTLGSAAKKQQTFNHH; encoded by the exons ATTGCAGCAAAAATTGGAGGAGATGCTGGTACATCAATGAATTCAAATGACTACGGTTATGGAGGACAAAAAAGACCTCTTGAGGATGGAG ATGGCTCTTGGACAAGTCCGAGCAGTACAACACACTGGGAGGGAATGCCCTCTCCTTTTAAAG ATCAACCAGATGCTAAGAAAGTTGCTCCTCAGAATGACt cTTTTGGAAATCAACTACCACCAATGCATCAACAACAACG GTCTGTGATGACAGAGGAGTACAAAGTTCCAGATGGGATGGTTGGATTCA tcaTTGGCAGAGGTGGAGAGCAGATCTCACGCATACAGCAAGAATCTGGATGTAAAATACAGATTGCACCTG ATAGTGGGGGCTTGCCTGAAAGATCCTGTATGCTGACTGGAACACCAGAATCTGTTCA ATCAGCAAAAAGATTACTTGATCAGATAGTTGAAAAGGGAAGACCTGCACCTGGCTTTCATCATGGTGATGGACCTGGAAATGCAGTCCAAGAAATTATGATTCCAGCAAGTAAAGCAGGATTAGTTATTGGTAAAGGTGGAGAGACAATTAAACAATTACAG GAGCGAGCAGGTGTCAAAATGGTCATGATTCAAGATGGTCCACAGAACACTGGTGCAGACAAGCCCCTTAGGATAACTGGAGACCCTTATAAAGTTCAA CAAGCCAAGGAAATGGTGCTGGAGTTAATTCGTGATCAAGGTGGCTTTAGAGAGGTGCGCAACGAATATGGGTCAAGAATAGGAGGAAATGAAGGGATAGAC GTTCCAATACCACGATTTGCTGTAGGTATTGTAATTGGAAGAAACGGGGAGATGataaaaaagatacagaatGATGCTGGTGTTAGGATCCAATTTAAGCCAG ATGATGGAACAACTCCAGATAGAATAGCCCAAATCACAGGGCCTCCTGACAGATGTCAGCATGCTGCAGAAATTATTACAGATCTCCTTCGAAGTGTTCAG gctGGCAACCCTGGTGGACCAGGACCTGGTGGTCGAGGAAGGGGTAGAGGTCAAGGCAACTGGAACATGGGGCCACCTGGTGGATTACAGGAATTCAATTTTATTGTTCCCACTGGCAAAACTGGATTAATCATTGGCAAAG GGGGTGAAACTATCAAAAGTATAAGCCAGCAGTCTGGTGCTAGAATAGAACTTCAAAGAAATCCTCCACCTAATGCGGATCCAAACATGAAGATGTTTACTATCCGTGGAACACCCCAGCAAATAGATTATGCGCGGCAACTTATAGAAGAAAAGATTGGA GGTCCAGTAAATCCATTGGGTCCACCTGTTCCTCATGGACCCCATGGTGTTGTTCCTGGTCCACATGGACCACCTGGGCCACCAGGTCCTGGTGCTCCCATGGGACCATATAACCCAGCTCCTTATAATCCAGGGCCTCCTGGCCCTGCACCTCA TGGTCCTCCAGCCCCATATGCTCCACAGGGATGGGGAAATGCTTATCCACATTGGCAGCCACCAAATCCGCCAGATCCAG GCAAGCCAGGAACAGATCCCAATTCAGCAGCATGGGCAGCTTACTATGCTCACTACTAtcagcagcaagcacagccaccacctgcagcccctcctGGTGGACCAGCTACAACGCAAACTAATGGACAAG GAGATCAGCCAaatccagcaccagcaggacaGGTTGACTATACAAAGGCATGGGAGGAGTACTACAAAAAAATGG GTCAAGCAGTTCCTGCGCCTGCTGGCGCTCCGCCGGGTGGTCAGCCGGATTACAGTGCAGCATGGGCTGAGTACTACAGACAACAGGCAGCATATTACGCCCAGACGAGTCCACAGGGAATGCCACAACATCCTCCAGCACCACAG TGCCTTCCCAGACCTTCCACCTTAGGTTCTGCTGCAAAAAAGCAACAG
- the FUBP1 gene encoding far upstream element-binding protein 1 isoform X4: MADYSTVPPPAAGAPGGGGGGGGGVNDAFKDALQRARQIAAKIGGDAGTSMNSNDYGYGGQKRPLEDGDGSWTSPSSTTHWEGMPSPFKDQPDAKKVAPQNDSFGNQLPPMHQQQRSVMTEEYKVPDGMVGFIIGRGGEQISRIQQESGCKIQIAPDSGGLPERSCMLTGTPESVQSAKRLLDQIVEKGRPAPGFHHGDGPGNAVQEIMIPASKAGLVIGKGGETIKQLQERAGVKMVMIQDGPQNTGADKPLRITGDPYKVQQAKEMVLELIRDQGGFREVRNEYGSRIGGNEGIDVPIPRFAVGIVIGRNGEMIKKIQNDAGVRIQFKPDDGTTPDRIAQITGPPDRCQHAAEIITDLLRSVQAGNPGGPGPGGRGRGRGQGNWNMGPPGGLQEFNFIVPTGKTGLIIGKGGETIKSISQQSGARIELQRNPPPNADPNMKMFTIRGTPQQIDYARQLIEEKIGGPVNPLGPPVPHGPHGVVPGPHGPPGPPGPGAPMGPYNPAPYNPGPPGPAPHGPPAPYAPQGWGNAYPHWQPPNPPDPGKPGTDPNSAAWAAYYAHYYQQQAQPPPAAPPGGPATTQTNGQGRDQPNPAPAGQVDYTKAWEEYYKKMGQAVPAPAGAPPGGQPDYSAAWAEYYRQQAAYYAQTSPQGMPQHPPAPQCRFDPASIELAL; this comes from the exons ATTGCAGCAAAAATTGGAGGAGATGCTGGTACATCAATGAATTCAAATGACTACGGTTATGGAGGACAAAAAAGACCTCTTGAGGATGGAG ATGGCTCTTGGACAAGTCCGAGCAGTACAACACACTGGGAGGGAATGCCCTCTCCTTTTAAAG ATCAACCAGATGCTAAGAAAGTTGCTCCTCAGAATGACt cTTTTGGAAATCAACTACCACCAATGCATCAACAACAACG GTCTGTGATGACAGAGGAGTACAAAGTTCCAGATGGGATGGTTGGATTCA tcaTTGGCAGAGGTGGAGAGCAGATCTCACGCATACAGCAAGAATCTGGATGTAAAATACAGATTGCACCTG ATAGTGGGGGCTTGCCTGAAAGATCCTGTATGCTGACTGGAACACCAGAATCTGTTCA ATCAGCAAAAAGATTACTTGATCAGATAGTTGAAAAGGGAAGACCTGCACCTGGCTTTCATCATGGTGATGGACCTGGAAATGCAGTCCAAGAAATTATGATTCCAGCAAGTAAAGCAGGATTAGTTATTGGTAAAGGTGGAGAGACAATTAAACAATTACAG GAGCGAGCAGGTGTCAAAATGGTCATGATTCAAGATGGTCCACAGAACACTGGTGCAGACAAGCCCCTTAGGATAACTGGAGACCCTTATAAAGTTCAA CAAGCCAAGGAAATGGTGCTGGAGTTAATTCGTGATCAAGGTGGCTTTAGAGAGGTGCGCAACGAATATGGGTCAAGAATAGGAGGAAATGAAGGGATAGAC GTTCCAATACCACGATTTGCTGTAGGTATTGTAATTGGAAGAAACGGGGAGATGataaaaaagatacagaatGATGCTGGTGTTAGGATCCAATTTAAGCCAG ATGATGGAACAACTCCAGATAGAATAGCCCAAATCACAGGGCCTCCTGACAGATGTCAGCATGCTGCAGAAATTATTACAGATCTCCTTCGAAGTGTTCAG gctGGCAACCCTGGTGGACCAGGACCTGGTGGTCGAGGAAGGGGTAGAGGTCAAGGCAACTGGAACATGGGGCCACCTGGTGGATTACAGGAATTCAATTTTATTGTTCCCACTGGCAAAACTGGATTAATCATTGGCAAAG GGGGTGAAACTATCAAAAGTATAAGCCAGCAGTCTGGTGCTAGAATAGAACTTCAAAGAAATCCTCCACCTAATGCGGATCCAAACATGAAGATGTTTACTATCCGTGGAACACCCCAGCAAATAGATTATGCGCGGCAACTTATAGAAGAAAAGATTGGA GGTCCAGTAAATCCATTGGGTCCACCTGTTCCTCATGGACCCCATGGTGTTGTTCCTGGTCCACATGGACCACCTGGGCCACCAGGTCCTGGTGCTCCCATGGGACCATATAACCCAGCTCCTTATAATCCAGGGCCTCCTGGCCCTGCACCTCA TGGTCCTCCAGCCCCATATGCTCCACAGGGATGGGGAAATGCTTATCCACATTGGCAGCCACCAAATCCGCCAGATCCAG GCAAGCCAGGAACAGATCCCAATTCAGCAGCATGGGCAGCTTACTATGCTCACTACTAtcagcagcaagcacagccaccacctgcagcccctcctGGTGGACCAGCTACAACGCAAACTAATGGACAAGGTA GAGATCAGCCAaatccagcaccagcaggacaGGTTGACTATACAAAGGCATGGGAGGAGTACTACAAAAAAATGG GTCAAGCAGTTCCTGCGCCTGCTGGCGCTCCGCCGGGTGGTCAGCCGGATTACAGTGCAGCATGGGCTGAGTACTACAGACAACAGGCAGCATATTACGCCCAGACGAGTCCACAGGGAATGCCACAACATCCTCCAGCACCACAG TGCAGGTTTGATCCAGCCAGTATAGAACTAGCTCTATAG
- the FUBP1 gene encoding far upstream element-binding protein 1 isoform X1 has product MADYSTVPPPAAGAPGGGGGGGGGVNDAFKDALQRARQIAAKIGGDAGTSMNSNDYGYGGQKRPLEDGDGSWTSPSSTTHWEGMPSPFKDQPDAKKVAPQNDSFGNQLPPMHQQQRSVMTEEYKVPDGMVGFIIGRGGEQISRIQQESGCKIQIAPDSGGLPERSCMLTGTPESVQSAKRLLDQIVEKGRPAPGFHHGDGPGNAVQEIMIPASKAGLVIGKGGETIKQLQERAGVKMVMIQDGPQNTGADKPLRITGDPYKVQQAKEMVLELIRDQGGFREVRNEYGSRIGGNEGIDVPIPRFAVGIVIGRNGEMIKKIQNDAGVRIQFKPDDGTTPDRIAQITGPPDRCQHAAEIITDLLRSVQAGNPGGPGPGGRGRGRGQGNWNMGPPGGLQEFNFIVPTGKTGLIIGKGGETIKSISQQSGARIELQRNPPPNADPNMKMFTIRGTPQQIDYARQLIEEKIGGPVNPLGPPVPHGPHGVVPGPHGPPGPPGPGAPMGPYNPAPYNPGPPGPAPHGPPAPYAPQGWGNAYPHWQPPNPPDPGKPGTDPNSAAWAAYYAHYYQQQAQPPPAAPPGGPATTQTNGQGRDQPNPAPAGQVDYTKAWEEYYKKMGQAVPAPAGAPPGGQPDYSAAWAEYYRQQAAYYAQTSPQGMPQHPPAPQCLPRPSTLGSAAKKQQTFNHH; this is encoded by the exons ATTGCAGCAAAAATTGGAGGAGATGCTGGTACATCAATGAATTCAAATGACTACGGTTATGGAGGACAAAAAAGACCTCTTGAGGATGGAG ATGGCTCTTGGACAAGTCCGAGCAGTACAACACACTGGGAGGGAATGCCCTCTCCTTTTAAAG ATCAACCAGATGCTAAGAAAGTTGCTCCTCAGAATGACt cTTTTGGAAATCAACTACCACCAATGCATCAACAACAACG GTCTGTGATGACAGAGGAGTACAAAGTTCCAGATGGGATGGTTGGATTCA tcaTTGGCAGAGGTGGAGAGCAGATCTCACGCATACAGCAAGAATCTGGATGTAAAATACAGATTGCACCTG ATAGTGGGGGCTTGCCTGAAAGATCCTGTATGCTGACTGGAACACCAGAATCTGTTCA ATCAGCAAAAAGATTACTTGATCAGATAGTTGAAAAGGGAAGACCTGCACCTGGCTTTCATCATGGTGATGGACCTGGAAATGCAGTCCAAGAAATTATGATTCCAGCAAGTAAAGCAGGATTAGTTATTGGTAAAGGTGGAGAGACAATTAAACAATTACAG GAGCGAGCAGGTGTCAAAATGGTCATGATTCAAGATGGTCCACAGAACACTGGTGCAGACAAGCCCCTTAGGATAACTGGAGACCCTTATAAAGTTCAA CAAGCCAAGGAAATGGTGCTGGAGTTAATTCGTGATCAAGGTGGCTTTAGAGAGGTGCGCAACGAATATGGGTCAAGAATAGGAGGAAATGAAGGGATAGAC GTTCCAATACCACGATTTGCTGTAGGTATTGTAATTGGAAGAAACGGGGAGATGataaaaaagatacagaatGATGCTGGTGTTAGGATCCAATTTAAGCCAG ATGATGGAACAACTCCAGATAGAATAGCCCAAATCACAGGGCCTCCTGACAGATGTCAGCATGCTGCAGAAATTATTACAGATCTCCTTCGAAGTGTTCAG gctGGCAACCCTGGTGGACCAGGACCTGGTGGTCGAGGAAGGGGTAGAGGTCAAGGCAACTGGAACATGGGGCCACCTGGTGGATTACAGGAATTCAATTTTATTGTTCCCACTGGCAAAACTGGATTAATCATTGGCAAAG GGGGTGAAACTATCAAAAGTATAAGCCAGCAGTCTGGTGCTAGAATAGAACTTCAAAGAAATCCTCCACCTAATGCGGATCCAAACATGAAGATGTTTACTATCCGTGGAACACCCCAGCAAATAGATTATGCGCGGCAACTTATAGAAGAAAAGATTGGA GGTCCAGTAAATCCATTGGGTCCACCTGTTCCTCATGGACCCCATGGTGTTGTTCCTGGTCCACATGGACCACCTGGGCCACCAGGTCCTGGTGCTCCCATGGGACCATATAACCCAGCTCCTTATAATCCAGGGCCTCCTGGCCCTGCACCTCA TGGTCCTCCAGCCCCATATGCTCCACAGGGATGGGGAAATGCTTATCCACATTGGCAGCCACCAAATCCGCCAGATCCAG GCAAGCCAGGAACAGATCCCAATTCAGCAGCATGGGCAGCTTACTATGCTCACTACTAtcagcagcaagcacagccaccacctgcagcccctcctGGTGGACCAGCTACAACGCAAACTAATGGACAAGGTA GAGATCAGCCAaatccagcaccagcaggacaGGTTGACTATACAAAGGCATGGGAGGAGTACTACAAAAAAATGG GTCAAGCAGTTCCTGCGCCTGCTGGCGCTCCGCCGGGTGGTCAGCCGGATTACAGTGCAGCATGGGCTGAGTACTACAGACAACAGGCAGCATATTACGCCCAGACGAGTCCACAGGGAATGCCACAACATCCTCCAGCACCACAG TGCCTTCCCAGACCTTCCACCTTAGGTTCTGCTGCAAAAAAGCAACAG